One Leptotrichia trevisanii DSM 22070 genomic window, CAATCCCAATTTCCATAAAATTCAAGTCATGTCTGTCATCCATATAATATCCCATTCTTTCAAATGAATATTTGGAAAATTTTCCTTGATACATTAAGTTGTGAATTGAATAAACGGTTCTCATATCCCAGTAAAATGGATCATAGTTATATCTAACATTTAAGAAATATGGAACTGGGCCAGTTTGCCAGTCATTACAATGTAAAATATCCGCTTGCAAATTAATTTCCTTTAAAAATCTAAGTGCCAATTCTGAAAACATCGCATATTGAACATCCTGATCAAAATCCCCATAAACATGTCCTCTTTCATATAATGCTTTATTTTCAATAAAGTAATAATTTATCTTATCATCTGGGTATCTTACTAAATTAAACACATCTCCGTGACTTTCAAGCCTTGCTACCCATTCCAGCTTTTCAAGATATTTTAACGGTATTATATCATATTTAGGCATTATTATAGAAACTTCATGTCCTAATTCCTGCATTTTTTTAGGCAATGCCCCCAAAACGTCAGCCAGTCCACCAGATTTATAAAACGGAGCCACTTCAGATGCCAAATATACTATTTTCAAATTAATCACTCCTATTCTTAAAATATTTATAGTAAAAATCATTTTAAAACTGAACTTAAAAATTATGATTATTACATTTTCATATTTCAACTCAATCCCTATTTTGTTTTTATCAGTTCAATTTTACAAGATTTTGAGCATATTCTAAAATATTCAAGTTATCAAGACGCACTATCTAGAATTGTGCAAAAATCTCAATAACTTGAATTTTTTTTAATCCCAGATAATTTTAAAATCATTCGTTATAACAAAAAACAACAAAACTATCTGAAAATATAACTTTTAATTTTTTTATATTCTAATTCTAGACGTTCAAACTACCATTTTACAGTTTCTCCAGTTTCAATTAATCTGTTATGTTCATTAACTTTAACTCCAGCAAAAATTCTTACATTTTTACCAATAATTGAACCATCAGGAATAATTACGCTCTTACCGATAACTGTTATTCCTGAAGACAATAAATCTGGACGTTCTTTATTTGGAATACTTGCATTTCCATTTCCAATAAATGAATTTTTACCGATGTATGTTTTTTTGTCGGCAATAACTGTATCCAAGTGTGAATTTTCATCTACATAAGTTCCAGAAAAAATAATACAGTTTCTGACAGTTGCTCCTTTTCTAACTGTAACTCCTGGCCCTAACACTGAATTTTCCACACTTCCTTCGATTTTACATCCATTACAGATTAATGAGTTTTGAACACTTCCTGTAACTCCAATTCTAACGGGTGCTAAATCTTCGCTTCTTGTATAAATTTTCCATCCTTGATCATACAAATTAATTCCAACTTCTTCAGATTTTTTGATTAAGTCTAAATTTGCTTCCAAGTATGAATCATAAGTTCCCACATCTTTCCAATAGCTGTCATAAGTGTGAACATAAACTTTTCTATCTTCGTGAATCATCGCAGGAATAACGTGATTTCCAAAGTCTAAATCGTGGTTTTCCAATTTTTCAAGGTATTCTAATAATGAATCTGTATTAAAAATATAAATTCCCATTGAAGCTAAATTACTTTTTGGCTCAGCAGGTTTTTCTTCAAAGTTTAAGATTTTTTTATTCTGATCAACTTCAAAAATACCAAATCTACTTGCTTCTTCAATAGGTACAGGCTGTACAGCTATCGTCAGCTCAGCGTCATTTTCCTCGTGTTCTTTTAACATCCATCTGTAATCCATTTTATAAATATGATCTCCAGATAAAATTAATACATATTTAGGATTTTTACTTTTAATAAAATCAATATTTTGTCTGATTGCGTCAGCAGTTCCTTGGTACCAGGAATTTCCACCAAGTTTTTCATGTGGCTGCAACATTGTGATTCCAGAATCTCTTCTGTCAAAATCCCATGGTTTTCCAGATCCGATGTGTTCATTCAATGATAGTGGTAAATATTGAGTAAGCAATGCAACATCATAAATACCAGAATTTGAACAGTTACTTAATGCAAAATCAATAATTCTAAATTTTCCAGCAAAAGGAACACTTGGTTTAACTCTTTTTTCTGATAGAATATCAAGTCTTGAACCTCTTCCACCAGCTAAAATCATAGCTAAAACTTTCATATAAATACCTCCATTTTCTTTCTTTACATTAAAAGTATACCCCCATTTTTCAAAAAATCAAATTATTTTTCAAAAAAATTTATTTAGTAAAGCTATTTTAAAACTAAACCTGAAAATTATAACTGTACTCCTCATACTCAAAAATTATCTGATTTTACAAGATTCGAGTATGTATCAGGATTATTTAAAAACTTATAATTTTAATATTATTACAACAAAATTGAAAAATTACGAATATTTTAGTTAAATTTTGAAAATATTTATCTGATAACAATTAACGATTCTATGTTTTAACATTTCATTTAAAGTTTTACTCTTTTACGCTATTTCCCATTTAATATAGTAGAAATTAAATAGGTTTTTATATAAATTTATAAAGTCTAATTTTTATTTTTAAATAGGTTTAATATTTATATATATCTCAAATTATAAATTTATATCTTTTATTTTAATAATTTCCAATATTTTTTCAATCAGCTCCTCAAAAATTATATTTCTATCTTTTTCTTCCTGATGCATTATGAGAAAATACAAATCTGTATAAAACTCCTTTTTTATCCCATTTATAAAAAAATGTCCACATTTTATCTTCTTTTTATTTTTTAAAACTAATATTCTTTCTTTATTTTCTTTCGATTTAGAAAAATAAATTCCAAATTTCAAATTATCAAACTGAACCTTTTCAATGTTTTCATCTTTAATCTCATCTCTCTTTAATAAAAAATTCCCTTGTATTTCATGATTTAATTTATCAATATCTTCCTTATCTGTAAAAAAAATAAAATCTTTAATATTTTTATTCATAAAACTCTTGTATAGTAAATATTATAAATAATTATATAAATACTACACTCTCCTTTCTTTATTTTGTATATAGCCATCTGTAAAAATCGAAAAACCTAGAAAATTCCAAGATTTTTTCAACATATATGTAATGATTTTTCTCCAATCCCAAGAATTTATTTAGTCTTTTGTAAAAGTCTAAAATTTCTAATAATTACAATATTTCTACATTTCTAATTTTTACTATTTTTCTCCATTATTTTTACTACAAAATTTTAATATTTTAGATAAAAATACTGTATTTATTGAGTTTTTATATTATTACTTTTACAATTTTCTACAAGAATTTATTACCAGTCAAAACAATATTCTCTACAAACACTATACATTAGTAAAAAAACTTTAAGAGCATACGCAAACTAATTACTTTTTAATATATTTAACAATTCAAAATATTTTAAGTTGGAATATTCTGTCCTATTTTTTAGTTCTAACCTTTGCAATCTGTTTTTTAATAATTTTTAACCAAAATTAAATATAAAAATACATCATTTTTATATCAAAACCCTTTAATATAAGGAATACAACAACTTTGTTTTTATAATTTTCATTCTATTTTTATAATATTTTTAATTTTTGTAAAAATATGTTTTTTATATTGACATAACTTATATTTTTCAATATTTTCCACCTCCTACACTATATTTACTCATCTCTCTACACCTTTGTTTAAATAGTTTAATTTATTAAAAAAATAAATTATTTAAGTAATTATATCATAATAATCCCAAAAATTTTAGAGTACATTTTAGTTTTTGTTAATTACATTAAAACCATCTAAAATAAATGGCTTCACAATTTTATAAATATTAAAATAAAATTAATTCAAAAAATAAATTTTATAATAAAACCTCTAAAATAGAGGTTAAAGATTAATTATTACATCTAAAAATTTTAAAATTTAATTTCATTAAAATTTAATTAATTTTTATGACGCAATATTAATACTAAATTTCTCTTACACTAAACCCATTTAACCAACAGAACGAATCCATTTACGAAGAGTTATGCTTTTTACTAAATCACCTATAAGTGAATTTATAGTGTCGTATAGCTTATCAACCACAGCATTTAATGTCTTGAATATTTTATTTCCAAAACCCATATGTCTTATTTGTCTCCAAATTTGTTCAATGGGGTTCATTTCCAGTGTATATGGTGTATAGTTATTATGATGTTTTCTGGCGTCTTCAGAGCCTTTGATTTATGCCATGCTGCTCCATCACAGACTAGAATCACAATATCCTCGCTGTAGTTTTCAGATAATTTCTTTAAAAAAATATTCATATTATTAGTATTGCAGTTTGGCAGCACTAAAAAA contains:
- a CDS encoding glucose-1-phosphate adenylyltransferase — its product is MKVLAMILAGGRGSRLDILSEKRVKPSVPFAGKFRIIDFALSNCSNSGIYDVALLTQYLPLSLNEHIGSGKPWDFDRRDSGITMLQPHEKLGGNSWYQGTADAIRQNIDFIKSKNPKYVLILSGDHIYKMDYRWMLKEHEENDAELTIAVQPVPIEEASRFGIFEVDQNKKILNFEEKPAEPKSNLASMGIYIFNTDSLLEYLEKLENHDLDFGNHVIPAMIHEDRKVYVHTYDSYWKDVGTYDSYLEANLDLIKKSEEVGINLYDQGWKIYTRSEDLAPVRIGVTGSVQNSLICNGCKIEGSVENSVLGPGVTVRKGATVRNCIIFSGTYVDENSHLDTVIADKKTYIGKNSFIGNGNASIPNKERPDLLSSGITVIGKSVIIPDGSIIGKNVRIFAGVKVNEHNRLIETGETVKW
- a CDS encoding transposase, which gives rise to MREYRYAFGAVEPLTGERFFLVLPNCNTNNMNIFLKKLSENYSEDIVILVCDGAAWHKSKALKTPENIIITIHHIHWK